One window of the Archangium primigenium genome contains the following:
- the allB gene encoding allantoinase AllB yields the protein MSQDQVLRGERVVTDTGVRPAAVVVRGGKVAAVVGPTEIPSGLPVTDVGPKVLMPGVVDSHAHINEPGRTEWEGFETATRAAAAGGITTVVDMPLNSIPATTSLAALRTKTAAAEGHCAIDHGFWGGVIPGNTDELEAMIDAGVTGFKCFLIQSGVDEFPHVTREDLERAMPVLARRGVPLIVHAEMTDAEGQPEGDTRTYQSYLASRPRQWEDDAIRMMVELCRRHRGPVHIVHLSSSDALKDIAAAKAEGLPFTVETCPHYLTFDAEHIPDGATWFKCAPPIRESENRERLWEGLARGHIDMVVSDHSPCTPALKHLEHGDFGKAWGGIASLQFSLPAVWTGMRARGHGLEQLVRWMCHAPAKLTGLTGQKGSLTPGADADFLVFDPDAPFTPDASGVLHRHKLTPYAGRPLVGVVEQTWVRGQKVHERGAPAPAPTGQWIRRPQTARPVK from the coding sequence ATGAGCCAGGACCAGGTGCTGCGCGGCGAGCGCGTCGTGACGGACACGGGCGTGCGCCCCGCGGCGGTGGTGGTGCGCGGCGGCAAGGTGGCCGCGGTGGTGGGCCCCACGGAGATTCCCTCGGGACTGCCGGTGACGGACGTGGGCCCCAAGGTCCTCATGCCCGGCGTGGTGGACAGCCACGCGCACATCAACGAGCCCGGCCGCACCGAGTGGGAGGGCTTCGAGACGGCTACCCGCGCGGCGGCCGCCGGCGGCATCACCACCGTGGTGGACATGCCGCTCAACTCCATTCCCGCCACCACGTCGCTCGCGGCGCTGCGCACCAAGACCGCCGCCGCCGAGGGCCACTGCGCCATCGACCACGGCTTCTGGGGCGGCGTCATCCCCGGCAACACGGACGAGCTGGAGGCGATGATCGACGCCGGCGTCACCGGCTTCAAGTGCTTCCTCATCCAGTCCGGCGTGGACGAGTTCCCCCACGTGACGCGCGAGGACCTGGAGCGCGCCATGCCGGTGCTCGCGCGCCGGGGCGTGCCGCTCATCGTCCACGCGGAGATGACGGACGCGGAGGGCCAGCCCGAGGGAGACACGCGCACCTACCAGAGCTACCTCGCCTCGCGCCCGCGCCAGTGGGAGGACGACGCCATCCGCATGATGGTGGAGCTGTGCCGCAGGCACCGGGGCCCCGTGCACATCGTGCACCTGTCGTCCTCGGACGCGCTGAAGGACATCGCCGCCGCCAAGGCCGAGGGCCTGCCCTTCACCGTGGAGACGTGCCCGCACTACCTCACCTTCGACGCGGAGCACATCCCCGACGGCGCCACCTGGTTCAAGTGCGCCCCGCCCATCCGCGAGTCGGAGAACCGCGAGCGGCTGTGGGAGGGCCTCGCGCGCGGCCACATCGACATGGTGGTGTCGGATCACTCGCCCTGCACGCCCGCGCTCAAGCACCTGGAGCACGGCGACTTCGGCAAGGCGTGGGGCGGCATCGCCTCGCTCCAGTTCAGCCTGCCCGCGGTGTGGACGGGCATGCGCGCGCGCGGCCACGGGCTGGAGCAGCTCGTGCGCTGGATGTGCCACGCCCCCGCGAAGCTCACCGGCCTCACGGGCCAGAAGGGCTCGCTCACCCCGGGCGCGGACGCGGACTTCCTCGTCTTCGACCCGGACGCCCCCTTCACCCCGGACGCCTCGGGCGTGCTGCACCGCCACAAGCTCACCCCCTACGCCGGTCGGCCACTCGTGGGCGTGGTGGAGCAGACGTGGGTGCGCGGCCAGAAGGTCCACGAGCGCGGCGCCCCCGCCCCCGCCCCCACCGGCCAATGGATTCGCCGCCCCCAGACGGCGCGGCCCGTGAAATAA